A single Biomphalaria glabrata chromosome 2, xgBioGlab47.1, whole genome shotgun sequence DNA region contains:
- the LOC106064764 gene encoding mitochondrial dicarboxylate carrier-like, which translates to MPEIDKTKRIGRWYFGGVASAMAACCTHPLDLLKVHLQTQQGGKVSLAQMAVKVVKNDGIMGLYNGISASLLRQMTYSLTRFAIYETVKKELTKDGRNMPFYEKVGLASIAGASGGFVGTPADLVNVRMQNDVKLPAAERRNYKHAIDGLYQVVSKEGTFKAFNGATMACSRAVFVTVGQLACYDQLKNLLLKTGFFEDNLYLHLTSSTLAGTIATFLTQPLDVMKTRMMNAPTGYYKSIMSCAIDIGKNGPFGFFKGFVPAFVRLGPHTVLTFVFFEQIRLNLGDDPKPQ; encoded by the exons ATGCCAGAGATAGATAAGACAAAGAGAATAGGGCGATGGTACTTTGGAGGGGTTGCCAGCGCCATGGCTGCCTGCTGCACCCATCCACTCGACCTTTTAAAA GTCCACTTACAGACCCAGCAAGGGGGGAAAGTAAGCTTAGCACAAATGGCAGTCAAAGTTGTCAAGAATGATGGCATTATGGGCTTATATAATGGTATATCAGCATCATTGTTACGACAG ATGACATATTCATTGACAAGATTTGCAATTTATGAAACCGTAAAAAAAGAGTTAACTAAAGATGGACGAAACATGCCCTTTTATGAAAAAGTTGGTCTTGCATCTATAGCTGGTGCCTCTGGAGGATTTGTTGGAACACCTGCTGACTTAGTGAATGTTAG AATGCAAAATGATGTCAAATTACCTGCGGCAGAAAGAAGAAA CTATAAACATGCAATAGACGGTTTATATCAAGTTGTCAGCAAAGAGGGTACTTTTAAGGCCTTCAATGGAGCCACGATGGCCTGCAGTCGAGCAGTGTTTGTAACAGTTGGGCAACTTGCTTGCTATGACCAGCTCAAAAATCTGCTGCTTAAAACTGGTTTCTTTGAAGACAATTTGTATTTGCATTTAACTTCAAGCACTTTAGCT GGTACTATTGCAACATTCTTGACCCAGCCTCTTGATGTTATGAAAACAAGAATGATGAATGCTCCCACAGGATATTATAAG AGTATAATGTCTTGTGCCATAGACATAGGTAAAAATGGACCTTTTGGATTTTTTAAG GGATTTGTTCCAGCTTTTGTGAGACTGGGACCACACACTGTGCTAACTTTTGTATTCTTTGAACAGATTCGACTTAACTTAGGAGATGATCCCAAACCACAgtga